A section of the Gemmatimonadales bacterium genome encodes:
- a CDS encoding glycoside hydrolase family 15 protein has protein sequence MSRQPIAEYALLSDCRSAALLHRAGSVDWLCFPRYDAPSVFGRLLDERAGHWSIAVPGATDIRRRYLDGTLVLETRYETPTGRVTLTDALAVGANERDHQLATQSPHVLLRRAECTAGSVELEMEYAPRPDYGRAGHDPAGASDLVFSSPVPHASGDGAARARITLHAGESRAFALQFQPDGGQDACWTEQEVTDRLRETIAAWQSWSSHHQRYDGPWPELVKGSGVVLQGLTYQPTGAIVAAATTSLPEVVGGERNWDYRYTWIRDASLTLEALWVAACPDEAIQFFDFIARTAVRQLHEEGDLQIMFGVGGERDLSERELSHLSGWRDSRPVRVGNAAWSQRQVDVYGELLSAVHRLRGQLGTLAPTTAGFLADVADAALRRWREPDHGIWEIRDQPRHFVHSKLLCWVALDRGVELADLLGAEPERVGRWTSGREEIRRAILERGWSDRAGAFTQTFDGDALDASTLLIPIMGLLPGDDPKVRATVNAIATRLTDPRGLVYRYRVEDGLEGREGAFLLCTFWLAHALALSGETARAREVFGRAAAFVNDVGLLSEEADGATGELLGNFPQAFSHVGLVNAAWAIQQAERGRAAPSTQPLE, from the coding sequence ATGAGTCGGCAGCCCATCGCCGAGTACGCCCTGCTGTCCGACTGCCGCTCCGCCGCGCTGCTGCACCGCGCGGGGTCGGTGGACTGGCTCTGCTTTCCGCGCTACGACGCGCCCTCGGTCTTCGGCCGGCTGCTGGATGAGCGGGCGGGGCACTGGTCCATCGCCGTGCCCGGTGCCACGGACATCCGCCGCCGCTATCTCGACGGCACCCTGGTCCTGGAGACCCGCTACGAGACCCCGACCGGACGGGTCACGCTCACCGATGCGCTCGCAGTAGGTGCCAACGAGCGAGACCATCAGCTGGCCACCCAATCGCCCCACGTGCTGCTCAGACGGGCGGAATGTACCGCCGGGAGCGTCGAGCTGGAGATGGAATATGCGCCCCGGCCGGACTACGGGCGCGCGGGGCACGATCCCGCTGGCGCCTCGGACCTGGTCTTCTCCTCACCGGTGCCGCACGCGAGCGGGGACGGGGCCGCGCGGGCCCGGATCACCCTCCACGCGGGCGAGTCGCGGGCCTTCGCGCTGCAGTTTCAGCCCGACGGTGGGCAGGATGCCTGCTGGACCGAGCAGGAGGTGACCGATCGCCTGCGGGAGACGATCGCCGCGTGGCAGAGCTGGTCCAGCCATCACCAGCGCTATGACGGTCCCTGGCCGGAGCTGGTGAAGGGCAGCGGCGTGGTGCTGCAGGGCCTCACCTATCAGCCGACCGGCGCCATCGTCGCCGCGGCCACCACGTCGCTGCCCGAGGTGGTGGGAGGGGAGCGCAACTGGGACTACCGCTACACCTGGATCCGCGACGCGAGCCTGACGCTGGAAGCGCTCTGGGTCGCGGCCTGCCCGGACGAGGCGATCCAGTTCTTCGACTTCATCGCCCGCACCGCCGTCCGCCAGCTTCACGAGGAAGGCGACCTGCAGATCATGTTCGGGGTGGGCGGCGAGCGCGACCTCTCGGAGCGCGAGCTCTCCCACCTGTCCGGCTGGCGTGACAGCCGGCCGGTCCGGGTCGGCAATGCCGCCTGGAGCCAGCGCCAGGTCGACGTCTATGGCGAGCTCCTGAGCGCGGTGCACCGGCTGCGCGGTCAGCTGGGAACGCTCGCGCCCACCACCGCCGGCTTCCTGGCCGACGTGGCCGACGCGGCACTTCGCCGCTGGCGAGAGCCGGACCACGGCATCTGGGAGATCCGGGACCAGCCCAGGCACTTCGTGCATTCCAAGCTGCTCTGCTGGGTGGCGCTCGACCGTGGGGTCGAGCTGGCCGATCTCCTCGGCGCCGAGCCGGAGCGGGTGGGTCGATGGACCAGCGGGCGCGAGGAGATCCGCCGGGCGATTCTGGAGCGCGGCTGGAGCGACCGCGCGGGCGCGTTCACCCAGACGTTCGATGGCGACGCGTTGGACGCCTCCACCCTGCTGATCCCGATCATGGGCCTGCTGCCGGGTGACGATCCCAAGGTGCGCGCCACCGTGAACGCGATCGCCACCCGGCTCACCGACCCCCGAGGTCTGGTCTACCGCTACCGGGTGGAGGACGGCCTGGAGGGAAGGGAGGGGGCGTTCCTGCTCTGCACCTTCTGGCTGGCCCACGCGCTCGCGCTGAGTGGGGAGACGGCGCGGGCCCGGGAGGTGTTCGGCCGGGCGGCGGCGTTCGTCAACGACGTCGGTCTTCTCTCGGAGGAGGCCGACGGCGCCACCGGCGAGCTGCTGGGCAACTTTCCCCAGGCGTTCAGCCACGTCGGTCTGGTGAACGCGGCGTGGGCGATCCAGCAGGCCGAGCGGGGCCGCGCGGCGCCCAGCACGCAGCCGCTGGAGTGA